In Aspergillus fumigatus Af293 chromosome 2, whole genome shotgun sequence, a genomic segment contains:
- a CDS encoding putative C6 finger domain protein has translation MQAAYHEHSSPHGEPSAYTEHMAQDQTHKAPIPKNVAFELLLDENSKVRARIPMRVQIYPHDTTDSIVTTVKNFYGIYDGAASGVSFEDENGITLIARYENLRNNMTVYVRVIPVQAYSEGYGDRYYGVSVEGRKRPNLGEPFQMGPAMQPAQVLEHNQPPSRPNSRLARKRSMSPSGRSRRSASQNKQLSRAGNKSRGSSTHGSFHDDGASGYSDSEGGYGSVSGAKKARSEQFGSSDISMENILHDGRRKRPKFESSELPLFVPPQVPLTTSTSSISPQRRSVGQEGAISPFARPNQRPYNQQQPLPSPQSYGHTEQTYTMSSAQNPMYATPAMPDHGHRLRDRATAQSSGQHNNAAGRYNGPGVLPTPDPTIASCISDEDVAMQLIRLGDASNFSHGRTSASTLDDAFSGAADAASSTGATSDGEDYSEDDDDLPARSRQKLDSSPMLPPGTTKRTHKRLDDILPSFDSSDGSYDGMDEDYQHEELNDSLVKSELDEDSLYRESTPKPKKAKTRPTSTASTKPRVSKTAPPRQGKSGKASSTAVARKVKSTTTVVSQKAAPLSQIVTPTPARKASTSSVNGQTQLAADEEDLSTKPRCQRCRKSKKGCDRQRPCGRCKDAGIGLEGCISEDEGNGRKGRYGRHMGVPVKKALDATSPASNESQLISTMPMPSSSAIADKNKKRKR, from the exons ATGCAGGCAGCCTATCACGAACATTCCTCGCCTCATGGGGAGCCCTCCGCCTATACCGAACATATGGCCCAGGACCAGACCCACAAGGCCCCCATCCCCAAGAACGTTGCCTTTGAGCTTTTGCTTGACGAAAATTCCAAAGTGCGGGCTCGGATACCCATGCGGGTACAGATATATCCTCATGATACGACGGATTCAATCGTGACTACCGTCAAGAATTTCTATGGCATCTATGACGGTGCCGCCAGTGGTGTCAGCTTTGAGGATGAAAATGGCATCACCCTCATCGCAAGGTATGAAAATCTACGGAATAACATGACCGTCTATGTGCGGGTGATTCCCGTTCAAGCATACTCGGAAGGCTACGGGGATCGCTACTATGGCGTCTCAGTAGAGGGTCGCAAACGTCCCAATCTTGGCGAGCCTTTCCAGATGGGGCCGGCTATGCAGCCGGCGCAGGTCTTGGAGCATAATCAACCGCCATCCAGGCCTAACTCCAGGCTTGCTCGTAAGCGCAGCATGTCACCTTCCGGTAGAAGCCGTCGGAGCGCCTCTCAGAATAAGCAGCTCTCCAGAGCTGGCAACAAGAGCAGGGGTTCCAGCACTCATGGCAGCTTTCATGATGACGGAGCCTCCGGCTACAGTGACAGcgaaggcggctatggctcCGTGTCTGGTGCGAAGAAAGCCCGCAGCGAGCAGTTCGGTAGCTCAGATATTAGCATGGAAAATATACTCCATGACGGTCGCCGGAAGCGACCCAAATTTGAAAGCTCG GAATTGCCCCTGTTTGTTCCTCCTCAGGTTCCTCTGACAACCTCCACCTCATCGATCTCTCCTCAACGTCGCTCAGTCGGCCAAGAAGGGGCGATCTCGCCATTCGCTCGGCCCAACCAACGTCCTTACAATCAACAACAGCCGCTACCATCTCCACAAAGCTATGGCCACACTGAGCAGACATATACAATGAGTTCCGCTCAGAACCCGATGTACGCCACTCCGGCGATGCCTGACCATGGTCATCGTCTGCGCGACCGCGCGACCGCACAGTCGTCTGGACAGCACAACAACGCCGCCGGCCGGTATAATGGTCCAGGTGTCCTTCCAACTCCTGATCCCACCATTGCTAGCTGCATATCCGATGAGGATGTGGCAATGCAGCTGATCCGGCTGGGAGACGCTTCGAATTTCTCTCATGGTCGAACATCGGCATCTACATTAGACGATGCCTTCAGCGGTGCTGCTGACGCTGCTTCCTCCACCGGCGCCACCAGCGATGGTGAAGACTACAgtgaggatgacgatgatttGCCGGCACGGTCTAGACAGAAGCTCGATTCGAGCCCAATGCTTCCCCCTGGCACCACTAAACGCACTCACAAGCGCCTTGACGATATCCTGCCCAGTTTCGACAGCTCCGACGGCAGCTACGACGGTATGGACGAGGACTACCAACATGAAGAGCTTAATGACAGTCTAGTCAAGAGCGAGCTGGACGAAGATTCACTTTACAGAGAGTCTACACCTAAGCCGAAGAAGGCTAAGACTCGGCCGACTAGTACAGCGTCGACCAAACCGCGTGTGTCCAAGACAGCCCCCCCACGCCAAGGCAAGAGTGGAAAAGCTTCTTCGACCGCGGTGGCTCGTAAGGTCAAGTCGACGACCACTGTGGTGAGTCAGAAGGCTGCACCGCTGTCGCAGATCGTTACTCCTACCCCTGCCCGCAAGGCCTCTACATCCTCCGTCAACGGTCAAACTCAGCTTGCTGCGGACGAAGAGGACCTTTCAACCAAGCCACGCTGTCAGCGATGCCGCAAGAGCAAAAAGGGCTGTGATCGCCAGCGACCTTGTGGTCGGTGCAAGGATGCCGGTATTGGCCTCGAAGGCTGCATTAGTGAAGACGAAGGAAACGGTCGCAAAGGTCGTTATGGTCGCCATATGGGCGTACCAGTTAAGAAAGCCCTTGACGCAACCTCCCCCGCGAGCAATGAGTCTCAATTGATCAGCACCATGCCTATGCCTTCCTCATCAGCTATAGCCGACAAGAACAAAAAGCGCAAGCGTTAG
- a CDS encoding putative DNA-directed RNA polymerase III RPC4: protein MPPKSVRRGAAAAAGRGGGGGGGGGGGEGTAPRQTTSEAASNTPTGSAASTPQPSTAVGTPSTRAPVQRLQTLKKRTPSGSIGPPARTPAATTPGNGEPTKPILKYKPRAVGRRSKEERDAIEKLEAERNRERLAEVAAMRRGRGNLQRGRGGPGRGRGGPLGGGRRGRGGRFEPDSRASSMSRSRSVIDIASGSASRHVSSDESDTETILPIDQIEVDSDEELDDVADSKKGKLPLRYANREKGLRPVRVERREHEERVVSVNMESSTSKPAEAETKAEDEVEEVGAKKTRPEDDSLFVRDDDVIEPQVKEEPIDDDHPMIDVVPHVGEATHDDGFLPAQKVKVRRRLTPKTPEPEPAPAPAPPSKPAVAKDPRSLLRTKEDIEEYERHAKDLEAILELLSVEPKESRAERSEPAEAAEVSTEAPETAVSDKEKEDKAEDAEEDETKDKLAGQLFLMQFPPMTPNLIVPGTGGSTEEAATEETQAVPGATRSGEAAVKLESGELEILDGADRTTSKQPSKILTAADWQLRAGRVGKLNVHKSGRVTMDWGGISFELDRATSVDFLQEALIVSAPEEGIPEEENRVWAMGQLSGKFTVTPDWEKML from the coding sequence ATGCCTCCCAAATCCGTCCGTCgaggcgcagcagcagcagcaggacgaggaggaggaggaggaggaggaggaggaggaggagaaggaacagcTCCGCGACAAACCACCAGCGAAGCCGCATCAAATACTCCTACTGGATCCGCCGCATCCACACCCCAACCGTCCACTGCAGTCGGTACACCGTCCACACGAGCACCCGTGCAGCGCCTGCAGACTCTGAAAAAGCGCACACCCTCCGGAAGCATCGGACCCCCCGCGAGAACTCCCGCTGCGACAACGCCAGGAAATGGAGAGCCGACGAAACCGATACTGAAGTACAAGCCTCGCGCTGTGGGACGGCGCAGCAAAGAGGAGCGAGATGCgattgagaagctggaggcGGAGCGGAATCGGGAGCGATTGGCTGAGGTGGCGGCCATGAGGCGGGGACGGGGAAATCTGCAGCGAGGCAGAGGAGGCCCCGGGCGAGGACGCGGGGGTCCGCTTGGAGGCGGGCGACGAGGCCGTGGTGGGCGGTTTGAGCCGGATTCGCGAGCGTCGTCTATGTCGCGGAGTCGGTCGGTTATCGATATAGCTAGTGGTTCCGCTAGTCGCCATGTATCATCGGACGAGAGTGATACGGAGACTATACTTCCCATTGACCAGATCGAGGTCGATAGCGATGAGGAGTTGGATGATGTCGCGGATAGCAAGAAGGGAAAGCTTCCCTTGCGGTATGCGAACCGAGAGAAGGGCCTTCGGCCAGTTCGTGTTGAGCGCCGCGAGCACGAGGAACGGGTGGTCAGTGTCAACATGGAGTCGAGCACGAGTAAACCGGCCGAAGCTGAAACaaaggctgaggatgaagtGGAGGAAGTTGGTGCAAAGAAAACGAGACCCGAAGACGATTCTCTCTTCGTGCGGGACGATGATGTGATTGAGCCAcaggtgaaggaggaacCTATTGATGACGACCATCCAATGATTGATGTCGTTCCCCATGTCGGCGAAGCAACGCACGATGATGGCTTTCTTCCAGCGCAAAAGGTCAAAGTCCGCAGACGACTAACTCCCAAGACTCCCGAGCCGGAACCCGCACCCGCACCCGCACCTCCGTCGAAACCTGCTGTGGCCAAGGATCCGAGAAGCCTGCTGCGTACAAAGGAGGATATTGAGGAATATGAGAGACATGCCAAGGACCTTGAAGCCATACTGGAACTTCTTTCCGTGGAGCCCAAAGAATCCAGAGCAGAGCGATCGGAGCCGGCTGAAGCGGCTGAGGTCTCAACAGAAGCACCCGAAACGGCAGTAAGTgacaaagagaaagaagataaggctgaggatgccgaggaggacgagacCAAGGATAAACTGGCGGGTCAGCTGTTCCTTATGCAGTTCCCTCCCATGACACCCAACCTTATCGTCCCGGGCACTGGCGGCAGCACGGAAGAGGCTGCTACGGAAGAAACGCAGGCTGTCCCCGGAGCCACACGATCAGGCGAAGCCGCCGTCAAGCTCGAAAGCGGCGAATTGGAGATTCTGGACGGAGCGGACAGGACCACAAGCAAGCAGCCGTCCAAGATCCTCACCGCGGCGGACTGGCAGCTTCGCGCCGGACGAGTCGGGAAGCTGAATGTTCACAAATCCGGCCGAGTCACGATGGACTGGGGCGGGATCAGCTTCGAGCTCGACCGGGCTACATCGGTCGACTTCCTCCAGGAGGCTCTTATCGTCTCGGCGCCGGAAGAGGGCATtccagaggaagaaaaccgGGTATGGGCCATGGGGCAGCTCAGTGGCAAGTTCACTGTCACGCCTGACTGGGAGAAGATGCTTTAG